The Desulfovibrio psychrotolerans genome includes the window ATGGCGGGCCTTGCCGCGTTCGGTGCCACGCTCACGCTTCCCGGCATCGCAGGCATTATCCTCACCATAGGCATGGCTGTAGACGCCAACGTGCTCATATTCGAACGCATACGCGAAGAACTGCGGCGAGGCCTCACTCCGCTTGCAGCCATAGCGGAAGGCTACAGCCGTGCGACGCTGACCATTATGGACGCCAACGTTACCACGCTGCTGACCGCCATAATCCTGTACCAGTTCGGCACCGGCCCCATTCGTGGGTTTGCCGTCACCCTGAGTCTGGGGATCCTTGCTTCCATGTTTACCGCCATATTCTGCTCCCGCATAATCTTTGATATGTGGGCATTCGGAAAGCAACGGACCAAGCTCAGTATCTAAGGAGAACGTTATGGGTCTGAGTATTATCAAGCCGGATAGCAATATAAACTTCGTGGGGCAACGCAAGACGTTTATGGCGTTGTCTCTGGTGGTGATGCTGGTCTGCCTTGTCTCGCTGGTCATGAAAGGCGGCCCCCGCTACGGCGTGGATTTTGCCGGCGGCGTGATGGTGCAGGTTTCCTTTGACAGAACAGTTGCCCCGGAAGCCATAAGCGCAAGCCTTGCCGACGCAGAACTGCCGGGATTGGTGGTGCAGCGTATAGGACTTGCGGCAGATAACGAGTTCATTATCCGCGCATCGCTTTCTGACGCAAATCCCGAAACGATGCGCAGCTCTATACAGCGCTCGCTGGCGACAAACCTTGCCGACACCAGTTTTGAAATTCAGCGTCTGGAAATGGTTGGGCCCAAGGTGGGAAGCGATTTGCGTTCCGCCGCGCTGGAGGCACTGTATTACGCAGTGCTGCTCATTGCCATTTACATCTCCGGTCGGTTTGAACAGCGCTGGTTTATTGCCGGTATAATGGCTGCCGCACTGGCAACTGCCTTGTACGGACTAGGCAAGCTGGGGCTTTCTAAGCCGTATCTTGTGGTTGCAGCCATGGGGCTGACGCTGGTGCTGTGCTGGAGGCTTAAGCTGAATTTCGCGCTCAGCGCGGTGGGGGCGCTCATACACGATGTCTTTATCACCGTGGGCGTGTTCTCCCTGCTGGACAAGGAATTTGACCTGACCATTGTGGCTGCGCTGCTGACCATTGTCGGCTACTCGCTTAACGATACCATCATCGTGTTTGACCGTATACGCGAGAACATCCGCGGGCGCACGTCTCCCACCTATGCTCAGGTGGTCAACACCGCCGTGAACCAGACACTGAGCCGCACGCTGCTTACATCCGGCACGACGCTGCTGGTTATTCTGGCCCTGTTTGTTCTTGGGGGCAGCGTGATTCACGACTTTGCCCTTGCCATGCTTGTGGGTATAGGCGTGGGTACCTATTCCTCCATCTTTGTAGCAAGCCCCATTCTGCTTGCACTGAGCCCAGAGGAGCTTCCTGAGGAAGTGGAAAAGAAGGAACCCTCCAAGCCTAAATACGCGGAAGTATAGACGCCGCATTGTCTGGTTTTGTTAAGGCGCCTCCCCATGGGGGGCGCCTTTTTTCATGCCTTTCGTCCTTTGGCGCTTTGCCATTGACGGAGAAATAGGGTAGCTAAAGGCATGGTTACAAAAAAATGCGGTAATTCGAGCCCTTGTAGCGTTTTGGATACGGCCTCTCCCGCCTCTTGTCTGCCCGGTGATGCTATGGATGATGTATACTGGTCGCGTTCTGATGCCATGAAGCTGAACAGGGCGTTGTTCGAAATGATTCCCGATGCGTTACTCCTTACGGACGCGCAGTTTTGCATTGTGGCGACAAATGGCACAGCCGTGCAGCGGTTTGCTGACCGGGGTGATTCTGAGGAAGGTGTTTGCCTAGAAGGGAACCAACTGCTGGGCACTGATTGGCTCTTGTTGCTTGCGGAATCTGTCCGGCACTCTGTGAGGAGTGCGTTGCAGGAGTTGGCAAACGATACCGTCTGGCGCGGTTCCGGTGAAGCCGTGGATGCCTCGGGAAGCGTCTTTCCTGTGGATATATGCGTACACCGTGTGCTTATGGCGGGAGATGCGGTTTGGCTTGTGGTGCTGCGTGACACCAGCCTGCACGAGGAAATGCGTGAAGACCTGCAGCGTTCCGAGGCTGCTGTGGAAGGGATGAATCTTG containing:
- a CDS encoding helix-turn-helix domain-containing protein, encoding MDDVYWSRSDAMKLNRALFEMIPDALLLTDAQFCIVATNGTAVQRFADRGDSEEGVCLEGNQLLGTDWLLLLAESVRHSVRSALQELANDTVWRGSGEAVDASGSVFPVDICVHRVLMAGDAVWLVVLRDTSLHEEMREDLQRSEAAVEGMNLALRHVIRSVHEERRELKEELAQQVKDQVLPALERIVDEESPDVRQNYKSVIEDHLGELAEGSAVSFDGIMDRLTPREVEICRLIALGRKSKDICELLHVSFETMQTHRKNIRRKLGLKGHPMSLYVFLQQNPM
- the secF gene encoding protein translocase subunit SecF, with the protein product MGLSIIKPDSNINFVGQRKTFMALSLVVMLVCLVSLVMKGGPRYGVDFAGGVMVQVSFDRTVAPEAISASLADAELPGLVVQRIGLAADNEFIIRASLSDANPETMRSSIQRSLATNLADTSFEIQRLEMVGPKVGSDLRSAALEALYYAVLLIAIYISGRFEQRWFIAGIMAAALATALYGLGKLGLSKPYLVVAAMGLTLVLCWRLKLNFALSAVGALIHDVFITVGVFSLLDKEFDLTIVAALLTIVGYSLNDTIIVFDRIRENIRGRTSPTYAQVVNTAVNQTLSRTLLTSGTTLLVILALFVLGGSVIHDFALAMLVGIGVGTYSSIFVASPILLALSPEELPEEVEKKEPSKPKYAEV